Proteins from one Prevotella sp. E2-28 genomic window:
- a CDS encoding RNA methyltransferase, which produces MIIEISSLNEPGLEVFGQLTEAQLRNALDPAKGIFIAESPKVIRVALDAGYEPLSLLCERKHITGDAAAIIARCGEIPVYTGDRDLLAQLTGYTLTRGVLCAMRRPQAKPLQEVLEDTRRVVVIDGVVDTTNIGAIFRSAAALGIEAVLLTRNSCDPWNRRAVRVSMGSVFLVPWTWLDSYAELKALGFKTVAMALTDKSISLDDPVLKTEPRLAIVMGTEGDGLPKETIASTDYVVRIPMAHGVDSLNVAAAAAVAFWELGK; this is translated from the coding sequence AAATATCTTCTTTAAACGAGCCTGGTCTCGAGGTCTTCGGTCAGTTGACTGAAGCCCAGTTGCGTAATGCGCTTGACCCCGCGAAGGGCATCTTTATTGCTGAGAGCCCCAAGGTGATTCGTGTGGCGCTCGATGCAGGTTATGAACCACTGTCATTGCTCTGCGAGCGAAAGCATATCACTGGCGATGCTGCTGCTATCATTGCCCGCTGTGGCGAAATCCCTGTTTATACAGGCGATCGTGATTTGTTGGCACAGCTCACAGGCTATACCTTGACGCGTGGTGTGCTTTGTGCTATGCGTCGTCCGCAGGCCAAACCCTTGCAGGAAGTGCTTGAGGATACCCGTCGGGTTGTGGTGATTGATGGGGTGGTGGATACCACGAATATCGGTGCCATCTTCCGTTCCGCAGCAGCCCTGGGCATCGAGGCCGTGCTGCTCACACGAAACTCCTGCGACCCATGGAACCGTCGTGCCGTGCGGGTGTCTATGGGTTCTGTATTTCTGGTACCTTGGACGTGGCTCGATAGCTATGCCGAATTGAAAGCGTTGGGCTTCAAGACTGTAGCAATGGCCCTGACGGATAAGTCCATCTCATTGGATGACCCTGTCCTCAAAACTGAGCCCCGCCTGGCTATCGTGATGGGAACCGAGGGCGACGGACTCCCTAAGGAAACCATCGCCTCTACCGATTATGTGGTTCGCATCCCCATGGCCCATGGCGTTGACTCCCTCAATGTGGCTGCCGCCGCTGCTGTCGCCTTCTGGGAGCTGGGGAAATAA
- a CDS encoding prolyl oligopeptidase family serine peptidase, producing MKKSFILIALTAGVLNAGAQVKTTVTEFNMAGPFAVQAPVGMDSVDVNGKKFDEKSLLGGLTLSAEPTTVFSGKVLPSLKDSKSVGILSFFVNNKDYVKGSVSVKGPKNYKLFVDGQENSGELKLAPEHHTFAIRYLAEPSDTDSISVTLTSNLSPLTPNLSKSHPYMVHDLTDGKRVRGISLSADGKYVVVSYQTTERGGNSRWDYELREVKTQRLLRYLSKNVKWMPRSTAYIEEEYQGDKRVLFKVDPLTGQRTQWAYDIPRESYTVSPTEDYLIISCSEEGPKEDADVYEVLEMDDRQPGWRTRSYLKRYDLKTGLCQRITFGNKGEHLYDISQDGKKLLVVSSYSRLAKRPTEVEDVYIMDAQTLKMDTVLQGEGFLGGCSFSPDATQILFRGNPEAFNRIGCQLPENVTPSMTEYELFLYDIASKKVTPLTKDFDPSIDNVDWSLADGQIYLTAEDRDYVNMFVLNPKTGKITKLPIQGDYAYRYDLAARASVVGYLSYKTMEPASAYVMDLSGKSGKSGKSGITFFNGAEALGDAEIGTCKDWNFTNSKGDTVYGRLYLPKDFDATKKYPMIVYYYGGCSPVSRYFESPYAPQYWNSLGYVAYIIEPSGATGFGQEWASRHVNTAGRGPAEDIIEGTKKICEAHPFINPKKIGCMGASYGGFMTQYLQTQTDIFAAAVSHAGIANHTSYWGQGYWGYNYSEVSMANSYPWSHRQLYVDQSPLFNADKIHTPLLLLHGDADTNVPLVESLQMFTALKLLGREVALVQVKGENHHILEYSKKEKWLATQMAWFARWLKDDPTWWDALYPKKNL from the coding sequence ATGAAGAAATCTTTTATTCTGATAGCGCTGACAGCAGGTGTTCTAAATGCTGGGGCGCAGGTAAAGACAACGGTGACGGAGTTTAACATGGCAGGGCCTTTTGCTGTGCAGGCTCCTGTAGGAATGGATTCCGTAGATGTGAACGGCAAGAAGTTTGATGAGAAGAGTCTGTTGGGCGGCTTGACGCTCTCAGCAGAGCCTACCACCGTGTTCAGCGGGAAGGTGCTTCCTTCGCTGAAGGACAGCAAGAGCGTGGGCATCCTTTCTTTCTTTGTGAATAATAAGGACTACGTGAAGGGCTCGGTCAGTGTGAAGGGTCCGAAGAACTATAAGCTGTTCGTTGACGGACAGGAGAATTCCGGCGAACTGAAACTGGCACCGGAACACCACACCTTTGCCATCCGCTATCTGGCTGAGCCTAGCGATACGGATAGCATCAGCGTGACTCTCACTTCTAACCTCTCACCTCTTACCCCTAACCTCTCAAAGTCTCATCCCTACATGGTGCACGACCTGACGGACGGTAAGCGTGTGCGTGGTATCTCGCTCTCGGCAGATGGAAAATACGTGGTGGTGTCTTACCAGACCACGGAACGGGGCGGTAATAGCCGTTGGGATTATGAGTTGCGCGAGGTGAAGACGCAGCGCCTGTTGCGATACCTGAGTAAGAACGTAAAGTGGATGCCGCGCTCTACGGCCTATATCGAGGAGGAATATCAGGGGGATAAGCGTGTGCTCTTCAAGGTAGATCCACTGACGGGACAGCGCACGCAATGGGCTTACGATATTCCGCGTGAAAGTTATACCGTAAGTCCTACGGAGGATTATCTGATTATCTCGTGCAGCGAAGAAGGTCCGAAGGAAGATGCTGATGTCTATGAGGTGCTGGAGATGGATGATCGTCAGCCCGGCTGGCGCACACGCAGTTACTTGAAACGTTATGATTTGAAGACAGGACTGTGTCAGCGTATCACCTTCGGCAACAAGGGGGAACATCTCTATGATATCTCTCAGGACGGTAAGAAACTCTTGGTTGTATCCTCTTATTCCCGATTGGCCAAGCGTCCTACAGAGGTGGAGGATGTCTATATCATGGATGCCCAGACGCTGAAGATGGATACCGTGTTGCAGGGTGAGGGCTTCCTTGGCGGCTGCTCGTTCTCGCCTGATGCTACCCAAATTCTCTTCAGGGGTAATCCCGAGGCTTTCAACCGCATCGGCTGTCAGTTGCCCGAGAACGTGACGCCCAGCATGACGGAGTACGAACTGTTTCTCTATGATATCGCTTCGAAGAAGGTGACTCCGCTGACGAAGGATTTTGATCCGTCAATAGATAATGTTGACTGGTCATTGGCTGACGGACAGATTTACTTGACGGCAGAGGATCGTGACTATGTGAATATGTTTGTGCTGAACCCAAAGACGGGCAAGATAACCAAACTGCCTATCCAGGGCGATTACGCCTATCGCTATGATTTGGCAGCGCGTGCATCCGTGGTAGGTTATCTCTCGTATAAGACAATGGAGCCCGCTTCGGCGTATGTGATGGATCTCTCTGGAAAATCTGGAAAATCTGGAAAGTCCGGAATAACTTTCTTCAACGGCGCTGAGGCCCTTGGTGATGCCGAGATTGGAACCTGCAAAGACTGGAACTTCACGAACTCCAAGGGCGACACCGTCTATGGTCGTCTCTACTTGCCCAAGGATTTTGATGCTACGAAGAAATATCCTATGATAGTATATTATTATGGTGGCTGCTCGCCCGTGAGCCGCTATTTTGAGTCGCCATACGCACCTCAGTATTGGAACTCGCTGGGCTATGTGGCCTATATCATTGAACCCAGTGGTGCTACGGGCTTCGGACAGGAGTGGGCTTCGCGTCATGTGAACACTGCTGGTCGTGGTCCTGCAGAGGATATCATTGAGGGTACGAAGAAGATTTGTGAGGCGCATCCCTTTATTAACCCCAAGAAGATTGGCTGCATGGGTGCCTCTTATGGTGGCTTCATGACGCAGTACCTCCAGACGCAGACCGACATCTTCGCTGCTGCTGTCTCTCATGCCGGTATTGCTAACCATACCAGCTATTGGGGCCAGGGCTACTGGGGCTATAACTACAGTGAGGTCTCTATGGCCAACAGCTATCCCTGGAGCCATCGCCAGTTGTATGTGGATCAGAGTCCGCTATTTAATGCCGACAAGATTCATACACCGCTGCTTCTGTTGCATGGCGATGCCGATACAAATGTTCCATTGGTAGAGAGTCTGCAGATGTTTACCGCCCTGAAACTCCTTGGTCGTGAGGTAGCCCTTGTGCAAGTGAAGGGCGAGAATCATCACATCCTCGAATACTCTAAGAAGGAGAAATGGCTCGCCACCCAGATGGCGTGGTTTGCCCGTTGGTTGAAGGACGACCCCACATGGTGGGATGCCCTTTATCCTAAGAAGAACCTGTAA
- a CDS encoding RNA polymerase sigma factor, with protein sequence MDYSKQEFERLFKDNYPHMYRMAFSMLENADDAKDAVHQVFAQVWKGKPQIALDSIRGYLLAATRNQCLHMLRSRQLQRQLEDELQRDTAASESKEREELLQQLQQVIDSNLTEQDRRVLSLHYDDEMTYEETATVLGISASAVNKHITRSLAKIRQTLKIAK encoded by the coding sequence ATGGACTACAGTAAACAAGAGTTTGAACGCCTGTTCAAGGACAACTATCCGCACATGTATCGTATGGCTTTCTCGATGCTGGAGAATGCCGACGATGCCAAGGATGCCGTGCATCAGGTGTTCGCTCAGGTATGGAAGGGAAAACCACAGATAGCCCTCGATAGCATCCGCGGCTACCTGTTGGCTGCCACCCGAAATCAATGCCTACACATGCTACGCTCCAGGCAGCTTCAGCGACAGCTGGAGGATGAGTTGCAACGCGACACAGCTGCCAGCGAGAGTAAGGAACGTGAAGAACTGCTACAGCAGCTTCAGCAAGTTATCGACAGTAACCTGACGGAGCAAGACCGCCGCGTGCTGAGTCTGCATTATGACGACGAGATGACCTATGAAGAAACGGCCACGGTGCTGGGCATCAGCGCCTCAGCGGTGAACAAGCACATCACGCGGTCGTTGGCCAAAATCAGACAAACCCTTAAAATTGCAAAGTAA
- a CDS encoding sugar-binding domain-containing protein, with amino-acid sequence MKRCFLLHILLMLVVSVNATERQKLNFNGDWRLAVGDYAEASKPEFDDSQWQQVTLPYAFNGEEAFRKDIVDLTDTISWYRKSFKLADVANRKVFVEFEGARQGADVWVNGQKLGFSDNGVMAFGFDITPYVKEGENVIAVRCDNNWKYRDRVLNSRYQWNDNNFNANYGGLPKNVWLHITDKLYQTLPLYSNLGTTGTYIYATDIDVAGHKAVIHAESEVKNEDTTARTFTFAVRMMDADGREVARFKGETVTMQPGETRTVTAQQTVENLHYWSWGYGYLYMVETGLLVDGETIDCVATRTGFRKTRFKDGKIWLNDRVMMVHGYAQRTSNEWPGVGISVPAWMSDYSNGLMVESGANMVRWMHVTPSKQDIESCDRVGLPQAMPAGDAEKDVEGARWQQRTALMRDAIIYNRNNPSILFYESGNESISREHMLEMKAIRDQYDPHGGRAIGSREMLDIDEAEYGGEMLYINKSKKHPMWAMEYCRDEGLRKYWDEQSYPYHKEGDGPLYRGKPADEYNHNMDQFAVEMVRRWYDYWRERPGTGTRVSSGGVKIVFSDTNTHHRGEKHYRTSGVVDAIRIPKDAFYAHQVMWSGWVEPEEAKTYIVGHWNYPANTVKPIYVVSTADSVELFLNGKSLGHGKQSYRYLYIFENVPYEPGTLEAVGSDGSRYQLETVGEPYQLKLTTIENPQGIKADGADMVLVQVEVVDKQGRRCPLDSRMVHFSLWGEAQWIGGIETDAMSLPVECGVNRVLLRTTTNAGEINLSAYAEGVKPAYLSMKSEKGESQPSLLKPQLNRGETPLTPSYKEQARDIEIVSAKAGYDSEHAVCSYDDNELSEWKNDGRLSTAWITYRLAKKTIVDDICLKLTGWRLRSYPIEVYAGKQLIWGGETERSLGYIHLTPTKRVKTNEITIRLKGAGKDKDAFGGITELAQPVAGELDLFKAKNGGDAKSELRIVEIEFIEQKK; translated from the coding sequence ATGAAGAGGTGTTTTTTACTCCATATACTGCTGATGCTCGTTGTGAGCGTGAATGCAACGGAGCGACAGAAACTTAATTTCAATGGCGACTGGCGATTGGCAGTAGGTGATTATGCAGAGGCGTCGAAGCCAGAGTTCGATGACAGTCAGTGGCAGCAGGTGACGTTGCCTTATGCTTTTAATGGCGAAGAGGCTTTCCGCAAGGATATCGTGGATTTAACGGATACGATTTCGTGGTATCGAAAATCTTTCAAGTTGGCTGATGTTGCCAACAGGAAGGTGTTTGTTGAGTTCGAGGGTGCCCGTCAGGGGGCCGACGTATGGGTGAACGGCCAGAAATTGGGCTTCTCGGATAATGGCGTGATGGCTTTCGGATTTGACATCACTCCGTATGTCAAGGAAGGCGAGAACGTGATAGCCGTGCGTTGCGACAACAATTGGAAGTACCGCGATAGAGTGTTGAACAGTCGCTATCAATGGAACGATAATAACTTCAACGCTAACTACGGCGGTCTGCCAAAGAACGTCTGGCTGCATATCACGGATAAGCTTTACCAAACATTACCGCTTTATTCGAACCTCGGCACCACGGGTACTTACATCTACGCTACGGATATTGACGTGGCAGGACATAAGGCTGTGATTCATGCAGAGAGTGAGGTGAAGAACGAGGATACGACGGCGAGAACTTTTACTTTTGCCGTGCGGATGATGGATGCTGATGGACGTGAGGTGGCTCGCTTCAAAGGTGAGACGGTAACCATGCAGCCAGGCGAGACGCGAACGGTCACGGCTCAACAGACTGTTGAGAATTTGCATTACTGGTCATGGGGATATGGGTATCTGTATATGGTGGAGACGGGGCTTCTTGTCGACGGCGAAACCATCGATTGCGTCGCTACCCGCACAGGCTTCCGCAAGACGCGCTTCAAGGATGGCAAGATATGGTTGAATGACCGCGTGATGATGGTGCATGGCTATGCCCAGCGCACGTCGAACGAATGGCCGGGCGTGGGCATTAGTGTGCCAGCATGGATGAGCGACTACTCGAACGGGCTGATGGTAGAGAGTGGGGCGAATATGGTGCGCTGGATGCATGTGACGCCCAGCAAGCAAGATATAGAGAGTTGCGACCGCGTGGGATTGCCGCAGGCCATGCCCGCTGGTGATGCCGAGAAGGATGTGGAGGGCGCTCGCTGGCAGCAGCGCACGGCTTTAATGCGCGATGCCATCATCTATAATCGCAACAACCCCTCGATACTTTTCTATGAGAGTGGCAACGAGAGCATTAGTCGTGAGCACATGTTGGAGATGAAAGCTATCCGCGATCAGTACGATCCTCATGGCGGACGAGCTATCGGCAGTCGTGAGATGCTGGATATCGATGAGGCTGAGTATGGCGGCGAGATGCTGTATATCAATAAAAGCAAAAAGCACCCCATGTGGGCAATGGAATACTGTCGCGATGAGGGGCTGCGCAAATATTGGGATGAACAGAGCTATCCCTACCATAAGGAGGGCGACGGACCGTTGTATCGTGGTAAGCCAGCGGATGAGTACAACCATAACATGGATCAGTTTGCTGTGGAGATGGTGCGCCGCTGGTATGACTACTGGCGCGAGCGTCCAGGCACGGGTACCCGTGTGTCATCGGGTGGCGTGAAAATTGTCTTCAGCGATACCAATACCCACCATCGTGGCGAGAAACATTATCGTACCAGTGGTGTCGTAGATGCTATACGTATTCCCAAGGATGCTTTCTATGCACATCAGGTGATGTGGTCAGGATGGGTAGAGCCGGAAGAGGCGAAGACGTATATTGTGGGGCATTGGAATTATCCTGCTAATACAGTGAAGCCCATCTATGTGGTTTCGACGGCTGACAGTGTAGAACTTTTCCTGAATGGTAAATCACTGGGGCACGGCAAGCAGAGCTATCGCTATCTTTACATCTTCGAGAACGTTCCCTATGAACCTGGTACGCTGGAGGCTGTAGGCTCTGATGGCAGTCGTTATCAACTGGAGACGGTAGGCGAACCGTATCAACTGAAACTCACAACGATAGAGAATCCGCAGGGTATTAAGGCCGATGGTGCCGATATGGTGCTTGTTCAAGTGGAGGTGGTTGATAAGCAGGGACGTCGCTGTCCGCTGGATAGCAGGATGGTGCATTTCTCGCTCTGGGGTGAAGCCCAGTGGATTGGTGGTATAGAAACTGATGCGATGTCGCTACCCGTGGAATGCGGCGTGAATCGTGTGCTGTTACGTACCACCACGAATGCTGGTGAGATAAATCTTTCAGCCTATGCAGAGGGCGTGAAACCTGCGTATCTCTCAATGAAGAGCGAAAAGGGAGAATCTCAACCATCGCTATTGAAACCCCAGCTAAATAGAGGTGAGACACCGCTTACTCCTTCTTATAAAGAGCAGGCGCGTGACATAGAAATCGTGTCGGCTAAGGCTGGCTACGATAGTGAGCACGCCGTTTGTAGTTATGATGATAATGAACTGTCGGAATGGAAAAACGATGGACGACTCTCTACGGCTTGGATAACCTATCGTTTGGCAAAGAAAACGATTGTTGATGACATTTGTCTGAAACTAACTGGTTGGCGTCTGCGCAGTTATCCGATAGAAGTGTATGCTGGCAAACAACTTATCTGGGGCGGTGAGACAGAACGCAGTTTGGGCTATATCCATCTGACGCCCACCAAGCGTGTGAAGACCAACGAAATCACCATCCGCCTGAAAGGTGCCGGTAAGGATAAGGATGCCTTTGGCGGTATAACGGAGTTGGCTCAACCTGTCGCAGGTGAGCTGGATTTATTCAAAGCCAAGAATGGTGGAGATGCAAAGAGCGAGTTGCGTATTGTGGAAATAGAATTTATCGAACAAAAAAAGTAG
- a CDS encoding AAA family ATPase: protein MNKNEKFVITINREAGSGGRTVGEKIAEKLGVPFYDKALIQALMEKYNLSAEEIESLKGRKHDWWSEFKRVVGFERSISDSVINTPDMYNAADIFKREVEILKGIAESESCVIAGRSGFFVFEDHPNHLSILITAPLEQRIQRLMKKQGITAEEAKKTIENIDIARENYINKFTGTSRYDSRNYDLVINMEGKTEDQIANLILMYIE, encoded by the coding sequence ATGAATAAGAACGAAAAATTTGTCATCACCATCAACCGTGAGGCAGGATCAGGAGGACGCACCGTAGGCGAAAAGATTGCAGAGAAGTTGGGCGTTCCCTTTTACGATAAAGCACTCATACAGGCACTCATGGAGAAATACAATCTCTCCGCAGAGGAAATCGAGAGTCTGAAAGGGCGCAAGCACGACTGGTGGTCGGAGTTTAAGCGCGTGGTAGGCTTCGAACGCTCCATATCCGATTCAGTCATCAACACCCCCGACATGTATAATGCCGCCGACATCTTCAAGAGAGAAGTGGAAATACTCAAAGGCATTGCCGAGTCTGAGTCGTGCGTCATCGCCGGACGCAGCGGATTCTTCGTCTTCGAAGACCACCCCAACCACCTGAGCATCCTGATCACGGCACCCCTCGAACAGCGCATACAGCGCCTGATGAAGAAACAGGGTATCACCGCCGAGGAGGCCAAAAAGACCATCGAGAATATTGACATCGCTCGCGAAAACTACATCAACAAGTTTACAGGCACCTCACGCTACGACAGCCGCAACTACGACCTTGTCATCAACATGGAGGGCAAGACCGAAGACCAGATTGCCAACTTGATTCTGATGTATATTGAATAG
- a CDS encoding anaerobic C4-dicarboxylate transporter: MLIMILQLLIVLGALWVGSRYGSLALGAISGIGLALLVLGFGMKPGTPPTDVIYIIIAAVTCAGIMQASGGMDWLIQIAEKLLRKHPGRITFLAPLCTFFLTVLVGTGHVVYTLMPIICDIALKKGIRPERPCGVASIASQVGITCSPIAAAVVAFVSISNANGFDITIPQVLMVSIPACLCGLMAAATASYKRGLDLDKDPVFQARLKIPEQRDYIYGSGATTLDKVIPVEAKRAVFIFLAALCVIVMFAAVPSLLPSWDGKALKMNIVIQIVMITAAALMIIFCKASPKKAVAGPVWQSGMVAVVAIYGIAWLADTYFSNYMGEMQSMLTEIVKEYPWSIAFVFFMVSVLINSQGAVVVAMLPLAYSLGIEGTVLLGVLPSVYGYFFIPNYPSDIATVNFDRSGTTVIGKYLLNHSFMMPGLICVTTSTIVAYLLSMLIY; the protein is encoded by the coding sequence ATGTTGATAATGATTTTGCAGCTCCTCATCGTGTTGGGAGCGTTATGGGTAGGATCGCGTTACGGATCGCTGGCCCTCGGAGCCATCTCGGGCATAGGACTGGCCCTACTGGTATTGGGATTCGGAATGAAACCCGGCACCCCGCCTACAGACGTGATCTATATCATCATCGCTGCTGTGACCTGTGCAGGCATCATGCAGGCTTCGGGAGGTATGGACTGGCTGATTCAGATTGCAGAAAAACTGCTGCGCAAGCATCCAGGCCGCATCACCTTCCTGGCACCCCTGTGTACGTTCTTCCTCACCGTCTTGGTAGGAACGGGTCACGTGGTTTACACCTTGATGCCGATTATCTGCGACATCGCCCTGAAGAAAGGCATCCGTCCGGAGCGCCCGTGTGGTGTGGCAAGCATCGCCTCGCAGGTGGGCATCACCTGTTCACCGATTGCTGCCGCTGTGGTGGCATTCGTCAGCATCTCCAATGCCAACGGCTTCGACATCACCATTCCGCAGGTGCTGATGGTCAGCATACCTGCCTGTCTGTGCGGACTGATGGCTGCGGCCACAGCATCGTATAAACGTGGACTGGACCTCGACAAAGACCCTGTGTTCCAGGCTCGTCTGAAGATTCCTGAGCAGCGTGACTATATCTATGGCAGCGGTGCCACCACGCTGGACAAGGTGATTCCCGTCGAGGCAAAGCGTGCCGTGTTTATCTTCCTGGCAGCCCTCTGCGTCATCGTCATGTTCGCGGCTGTTCCCTCCCTGCTCCCATCGTGGGACGGCAAGGCGCTGAAGATGAACATCGTCATCCAGATTGTGATGATCACGGCGGCGGCCCTGATGATCATCTTCTGTAAGGCATCGCCCAAGAAAGCCGTTGCGGGCCCCGTATGGCAGTCGGGCATGGTGGCTGTGGTGGCCATCTACGGCATCGCATGGCTGGCCGATACCTATTTCTCAAACTACATGGGCGAGATGCAGTCGATGCTGACAGAGATCGTAAAGGAATATCCGTGGAGCATCGCATTTGTGTTCTTCATGGTCTCTGTGCTTATCAACTCGCAAGGAGCCGTCGTCGTGGCCATGCTGCCCCTCGCCTACTCCCTCGGCATCGAAGGAACGGTGCTCCTGGGCGTGCTGCCGTCGGTCTATGGCTACTTCTTCATCCCCAATTATCCGTCGGACATTGCCACGGTGAACTTCGACCGTTCTGGCACCACCGTCATCGGAAAATACCTGCTGAACCACTCGTTTATGATGCCCGGACTGATCTGCGTCACCACATCTACCATCGTGGCATATCTTCTTTCCATGCTTATCTATTAA